The genomic window AATCATGTACCGGTAAACAGTAATATAAGGaaatattaaatatcaaatagtttggtgtgtatttttgtaaattttccgtATTCGGTGTATAATGGTACAGTATAAGTGTCTGCCAATATTAGATCATTCCATTTAAGATATGAAAATAGGGAGTGGATGGTTTTTTTCTGAGGGGTATCTCAACAGTTATTTCTTACGGGTACCGATTTGTTTGTTTCTGAGAAGACCGATACCACGATTTGGCATATGAGGGGTTTAAACACAAGCATCTGTCAGAAGGATTAAAATTTGCCTTAAATTGTTTTAGAGGTCTTTGAAAAAATAACCATCCACCCTTCTTTTCAGATATAAAATGGAATGACCCATTTACTCCAGTACTTACTTCCATAACTATTCTTATAGTTAGTATTGTGGTTAATATTTCTACTGTTAGGATATACTCCATATCCGTAGTAGCGGCCTTGGGAGCCACCCATACTACCAATGCCACCAACTGATCCAAAGCCACCACCGACAAATCGTCCTGCTACACCACCAATGCCACCGAGATTATTAAATCCACTGCCGAATCCACCTCCACTGCCAGAACCACCGCTAGATCCTGGTGAAATAATGATGATTAATTAATCTTGTATTCTTATCAATGAGATAATTTTAATTTAGGCCACTTCATGGTTATTACCGTCATATTGTAAAGGGggaagtttttgttttgttttttgttttattgaggGAGAATAGTAAGAAAGTACAGAAATACCTACATGTATGCATGTTTCCAAGCAACAGTtctattttaatgatttttttttttcgtgttttgaAAGTATGATCACCTCAATTATGAAACATGCACtctattcaaaattcaaaaaggcATTTAAAGACTTAATCTTGAATTCCTGAGATAAGTTTTAGTTTTTCATttatagttatcccacaaggacacggtgtgtcagtgtaagatgaTCTAAGATCAACCCGATGGCCGGAAGTCAGAGGGTGATCTaaaacactgacacaccaagtccgagtgggataactattttacatcccagctgttttagaatAGACgaaaaacatttacaattcataaaatttagtttagaacgccacacaaccattataatatactttatatattactatatatgatgtataccctatatgacccccgaacacgatgagtagatatcaaacaatgtcaactcgccctaCTTGTCAATCGGCCCATACTATATTGCcactttataataaaaaattgccccactcttgtttaccgactcgccccacttttgaaaaagtataaaatcaaattgaacaatcagtctgacaactcacttattaacgaaaaaggtttaaaccccccttaataaaggtctgccaactcgccccacttataaaaaaaaattgtttctttcaagtatgttaaattactgttagTTTGTATCCAGTCGCCCTGGTGTaatggtatgtgtcgtggcttgatatgctaaaggtcttgagttagAATCCCAGCATAGACacacgtgaattttgatagatagtcttttccgtataattaattataagttttatagtggatttgacattcccgccaaaatgttacagaacaaaggaaagcatgcataacaaagaagctcaaactggggtgatccggctcagatccgTCTCAGAttacccctgttagaacaaaggagctgggatgtaatcaCTGTAATCAATAAAATCAATGTTAATCGTGCGTGTATATCATAATGTGTATTAATTATTCTGATCTTCCTGTGCGTCTTAGTTGACAAATAAAgctattcttattcttattcgaATATAAGACATATATTGTGAATTATATGTAACATTAAGTAGACAGAAGTTATTTGCATGTGCGCTTATAtcttgcgttttttttttttcaatttatcctgtacaaacaatattatttgtatTGCCAAATTGTTTTCTAAAGACAACACAACCCGTTTCATATGCAAGTATACTTACCATTTTCGTCatcatcaaaatcaaaatcatcaCTGTCTCCACCACCGGAACCTGAACCGCCAGAACCGCCACGTCCCCCACTTCCTCCGCCAGATCCTCGGAAGCGACCCCTAAATCCACCACCAAAGTTTCCAGTTCCAAATCCACCTCCGTTGGAATAGCTGTTACCGGTACTATAACCATATGACCCATATTGGGGGTACTGTGTAGCATATCCAGCATATCCACCACCGAGGACTGGTCTACTGTTAAATACTGGTGCACTGCCAAAGTTATCCTCATCGTAGTCCGGTTGATACCTATGCACATGCGTTACATGTATATTCTGGTGTGGACTACTGTGGTAGTTAGAAGATTTAGAATGCGATGAATGTCCACCCCTGTTTATAGCAGGTCCAAGACTACCTCTAATTGATCCAGTTGAAGTCGGTCCCGCTCTCTTTACAGATGCCCCAAGTATTCCGCCATTTCTATTTCCAGATGCACCAATAATTCCACTATTTCTATTTCCAGACGCCCCAAGTATTCCACTATTTCGATTTACAGACGCCCCAATTATCCCCCTATTGAAGTCATCATTGAAATCCCCATTGAAGTCATCATTGAAATCCCCATTGAAATCGTCTTGTATATCTCTATCAAAGTCATCTCCATCATTACCAAACCTTGGTTGTATTCCAATAGCTGATCCACCAATGGTGCCCCGTCTTGGAGATATTTTTCTTGCTATACCAGAAGGTCGACCTGCAGAACTGAAGCCTAAAATACCATTTACGTCATCAAAGTCATCGTTATTGTCGTCAAAAGATGTTCTTAAAGGAGATGTAGCCACTCCCGCACTACCAGTGGTTCGGACAGAGGCTAGTTTCCGGTGATAAGTTTTTTTGGCTATTGGCCGTACGGAAGCTCTACTACCTCCGTTTCTTACGACAGCAGGCCCAAGAACTCCTCTGTTTATATCATCTTCATCGTTATCAAATGACCTTCTAATATTGATCGGTGACGCAATATTGTTTATTATAGGTCTAATAGCAGATTTTCTTGGATAATTCTTAATTGTTGGTCGAACAACTGTTGGTCGAACAATTGTTGGTCGAACAGATCGACTTCCGGATCTTCCCCTAGCAACAGAAGGACCTAGAACTCCAATGTTGATATCATCAaaatcgtcgtcgtcgtcattaaGTGACCTAATTCTAAAATTGTTTCCAATACTGCCTCTTGGTTGAATAATGGAGGAACTTTTCGAATGATACCTCGACCTCCCTAATGGTCTTATCGATGTACCTAAGGATCCAGTCGTTATCATTCCACTGCCATAGTTGTTACCATAGGAGCCATAACCTCGACTTCCGCTATAACTTGTACCTGAAGAGCCGTATCCTTTATTTCTACTATACCCAGTATTGTATGAGATTCCGGTGGAtccaactgaaaaaaaaaaacaattaaaacccTTCTTTACATGTTATCATATGAAATTGtctcatgaaaaaaatatttatgaatatcaATCACTAACATATTGAGTGTGCTGTTAAAAACCTCAGCGCAAATTAAGCTTTAACATAATGTGTTACTAATAATTTGTAAACAAGAGATAGAAGTTGCACCTTTTTAAATAGTGTTCCAAAAGATTGTGCAGAAAGAATTGCAATTTGGTAGATGTCAAAATTGGCAACAAAGACAACTACAATCTGATTGAAATATTGATGTGACCACGCTTCACAATAATCTAActtctttcattttattttggtaaCTATTCTATCAGCCAATGACGTTTCAGCCTTCAAAAATCTTTCGGCATGAATCATAACGACAAAACCATAGGATCTCGAAAGGGCGTAACGGGGTGTTTGCAGTTTCTTGTACACAAACACTGGACTAAACACTGGACTAAGTGTCTGTATTTAAATCAGATTGTGAATGGTAAATCTAAAGACACTTACGATTTCCTCGAAAGCCTGACGATCCTCCTAGACTTCCTCCTCGAACTCCCGTTGATCCCCCGAGACTTCCCCTGTATCTCCGGTAAGTTGGATATCTCCTGATACTCTGGCTAGCTCCCTGCAGGAAACCAGTTGGTTGATATCCGGTGTAGGAGTAATCATCATCCCAGTCACCAAAGTTccctatcaaataaaaaaacaatcgCTTTTCAGagatgtatttttttatgaatgtttttCAATGGTAGCTACTAAATCTCAAATAGAACAATATTGTGCTATACATGAACATTTTATGAGTGGAAAAGTATaatactataagttatatggttcgctactgaccccatacggatccatagagggttagtaaaatccatagggggtgaggccggaggccgagtcccctatgcaTTTTATTCAcactctatggatccgtagggggtcagtagttaaccgtataacgaatttatcgctagactttttctgcggcgttttgttgaaaaataaacaatgaaacagatcaacattaatagatgacgtcgccattaacgcgtcatgaaccccatatgaaacttactaaccccatacggtctcatagggggtcaccacgtgacggcgtttaaccaatcacaacgtgatgaTTCATATGTGGTCCGATAAATATCTCTTATcggtttgggtttttttttatgttcatttatTCGGTCATTTTTAgtattttccttatttttttttatttttgcaatgaTGAAAAATTTCACTTCTTCAGTTAGGTGCATTTCTTCTGTGTGTTTTggcaacaataaaataaaattgtccCAGCTTACACACTTTCTATGGAAATTTTACATAGTTTCCCATCGAATGACATCGTGATCGAAAGTGAACTAATTTGGGTATTCAAGACGAAACTAAGttcgacaaaaaaatattttttttgataattcatcATAAATGATAAAAGTCTACCTTCTTCTTCGTCTCTGAAAGTtgttattaaaaggaaaatataATTCTCTGCTGATACTTACAAACGTCGTCTGCTAGAGCCAATCCCAGAACACTGAGTATCAATGATAGAGACAGATACATACTGGATTTCTGTCTGTAAGAAGAGCTACATAATAAATGAGAAAGTCAAATTAGAGaatatataaatttacattttttttaaagatcaataAAAGATTGCACTTTTCGTGACTCGCCCTGGCGTTAAGTTTTAAAGACATTTCTTTTTAGTAAATGTTAGCACATTTATAACAATTACGGTTACGAAACCGAACATCCCCACGTGTTCAAGTCTATTAAATCGTAAGATTTTAATGGAACTTTAAAGCAAGCTATAATACCACGCGTAAAGAAAGAAGCATTGGGTACAAAAGTATAACGATGAAGTTACGAACATTTTGAACAATATAACTGCATTGtgtatttaaaactattttgtttgCTAAATTCAAAATAGGTTAATAcgttttatatatttaaacaatgaaATGACTATTACAACATGTATCCAGTAATTTTTGAGTGGCATTCAGCGAAACGATGTGAAAAATTGCGGTACTGGTGTGATTTTCTTCACGGATGTATTCCCCTTTAATAtcggtattttttttctttatttatcttcacacttgttttcaattttaaatatatttttgtcaataacaTGAAAGTGAAAAGTATCAATGAAATTAAGTATCTAGcattttataaacaataaatcaaaatttggtTGATATCCGATGTATCAGCAGCTACATTTTATTTTGTGAGCTTCCGAATTTGAAGTATTCTGTTTTCTTCAAAAGAAACGATGTCATCTTATTATAGACAAATTTTGCTTTAGGTGTTATAGAACagtatagatattttatttatgttcCTGAAAGGTCTGTTGTGATGAATTGAATATCAGTAAACTTACTAGTTTTGTTAATTATCAACAagttcaagttgaataattgtgTTGAAAGGACAATCCTATTATTTAGtcgttaattttgttttgttcatattgCAACACATTCAAATTAGAATTAAACTTTCGATAACTTAAAAGaaccattttcatatttttacatataaaatacacaaattcAAGTGatttcttattattatatttttcattcatatattaatttgtcacaaatttattgttaacaatttatttaacaacaaatattttgatttaaaaaaaagaaaaaaaagtaaagtaattaattatttatatgattaaatatgtaaataaatgcTTCTCAATAAATAAtctgtatagaaaaaaaaatgagtctTACCTATCCAACCGAACGGTAATGTTCGGAAACGAAAATGTACTTTATGATAAcatttgttttctatatataaCCCCTAAAAAGCATACTACTTAAGACTAATTACAAGCTTTCTACCCTGGACATAAATAATTAATAATGCAGATCCTGACAAGACAACATAGCTTGTAAATAGTTTGCTACAAGTTTTAGATGTAAAGATGACCAGAGGTGTTGTAAGTCTTTGTTTACAAATGATTTTATATGGTTCTTTTCATGTAAACATGATTGTATGCTTGCTATGGTATCTATGGCATGCGCTACAAGACTTCAATACACTGCAATAAAAACGACTGATTACATGTAGCAAAACAATTAGGAAGATGCATAATTTAACAACTTTGtaataatatgtttaaaagcaTTTAACTGAACGGTCAAAGGTTAAATGGCATGCGAATGTGCATTAGTGTACATTTTAATGACCGCCAGGCACGCGATCGTTAATTACACGAACgtcttaaaaacataaaattgagaatggaaacgaggaatgtgtcaaagagacaacaatccaataAAAGAGccgaaaacaaaatataatacattttattgtatagcaatataatatttcccacagaaagtaaccaaaagttagcgtgcaataaattctaatattgcactagtgcaataaatcttcaaaattcatgacgtcatcaacgatcaaatcttagtttaaaccagtttttacttttaaatatgatattgctatacaataaaagggttattgcatgaatattggggaatattgtccctcgtagaacatatattgcactcgcaagctcgtgcaatataaaattctactcgggacaatattccccaatattcatgcaataccCCTATAGTACTAGTTATTGAGAAAGAGTATTGACATATATCATGTTTCGGAATTGAGTTCATTTATTTGATTTGGTGTCTCAAACTTTATTTAGCTTGCAAAAAGACGTCTTGTCCAAATAAGGAAATTTTGGTGTTCGACCTTCATTCAATGTtgtacttttaatttttcgattCCAGCAAAGAGGCGACAAATACTATGTATGATGTTTATTTAATCTGAACATaaggcctcagaccacaattaattcctttTGTTCGTGGTCTATCCTATCAGTTGTATATAtcttgaaataagtaaaacatatgGAAAAAAGtaattgttgaaagtgaaagtggTGATTTGACCAAAATGAAAGAAGGGTAGGAATTAGCCTTCGTCATTATTCAAGatttcaaatcctaccattggcatgttaatagggctctcaacAGAAAAAGCACTGAAGGATTGTCCTGGaacaagcatattttattagaataataatgctctataattacattatatgtatgtttcattataatactttattctgattggctaactgcacatcacatgttattccttaagcaattgcattactcaataaaactttacATTCATGATAatacgtggtcccacaataaagtgcacaggtgaattaaataaaaagatataaaattcgtgttttcatgatcatagctaaaaaatgtaattataaatattgaatgcatctttttgtaactttatagg from Mytilus galloprovincialis chromosome 5, xbMytGall1.hap1.1, whole genome shotgun sequence includes these protein-coding regions:
- the LOC143076438 gene encoding uncharacterized protein LOC143076438, with translation MYLSLSLILSVLGLALADDVWNFGDWDDDYSYTGYQPTGFLQGASQSIRRYPTYRRYRGSLGGSTGVRGGSLGGSSGFRGNLGSTGISYNTGYSRNKGYGSSGTSYSGSRGYGSYGNNYGSGMITTGSLGTSIRPLGRSRYHSKSSSIIQPRGSIGNNFRIRSLNDDDDDFDDINIGVLGPSVARGRSGSRSVRPTIVRPTVVRPTIKNYPRKSAIRPIINNIASPINIRRSFDNDEDDINRGVLGPAVVRNGGSRASVRPIAKKTYHRKLASVRTTGSAGVATSPLRTSFDDNNDDFDDVNGILGFSSAGRPSGIARKISPRRGTIGGSAIGIQPRFGNDGDDFDRDIQDDFNGDFNDDFNGDFNDDFNRGIIGASVNRNSGILGASGNRNSGIIGASGNRNGGILGASVKRAGPTSTGSIRGSLGPAINRGGHSSHSKSSNYHSSPHQNIHVTHVHRYQPDYDEDNFGSAPVFNSRPVLGGGYAGYATQYPQYGSYGYSTGNSYSNGGGFGTGNFGGGFRGRFRGSGGGSGGRGGSGGSGSGGGDSDDFDFDDDENGSSGGSGSGGGFGSGFNNLGGIGGVAGRFVGGGFGSVGGIGSMGGSQGRYYGYGVYPNSRNINHNTNYKNSYGKSY